From Pseudoalteromonas piratica:
TGATAGCGCAAAATCGCTTTATGCAAGCGACGTTGACGCGCCCCTTTAGGCACACTAACAACTTCCTTGTTGTTCTTTATATTCTTGAGCGAGTTCATTTCGGTATGGTAAATGGTGGTTGCATTTGCCATTGGCGAGGGATAAAAATTCTGAACTTGATCTAATTTGAAATTATGGCGTTTTAACCATAATGCCATATTAACCATATCCAAATCGGTAGTTCCTGGGTGTGCTGAAATAAAATACGGTATTAAATATTGCTTTTTACCCGCTTCTTTTGAGTATTTTTCAAAAAGCTCTTTAAAGCGGTCATACGTACCCATACCCGGTTTCATCATCTTAGATAATGGGCCGTTCTCAGTATGTTCTGGCGCAATTTTTAAGTAGCCACCCACATGGTGTGTCACTAACTCTTTAACATAGTTAGGATCTTCAATTGCTAAGTCATAACGCACACCTGATGCAATTAACACTTTCTTCACACCTTCAACTTCACGCGCTTTGCGATACAAGTTTACCGTTGGCGTTTGGTCAGTATCCATATGTTTACAAATATCAGGGTAAACACAGGATAAACGGCGGCATGTACTTTCAGCTTTTTTGCTCTTACAGCGCAATTTATACATGTTTGCTGTTGGACCACCTAAGTCTGAAATAACACCTGTAAAGCCCGGTACTTTGTCACGAATTTGTTCAATTTCGTCAATAATTGATTGCTCTGAACGGCTTTGAATAATGCGCCCTTCGTGTTCTGTGATTGAACAGAATGAACAGCCACCAAAGCAGCCTCGCATAATATTAACCGAGGTTTTGATCATATCGTAGGCAGGTATTTTCTCATCTCCATAGCTTGGGTGAGGAACACGCTGATACGGTAAACCAAACACGTCATCCATCTCTTGTGTTTCAAGTGGAAACGCGGGAGGGTTAACCCAAACAGAACGGTCACCATGGCGCTGGAAAAGTGCGCGGGCACAACCTGGGTTGGTTTCTTGGTGTAAAATACGTGACGCATGGGCATACAAAGGCTTGTTAACACTTACCTGCTCATAAGCTGGCAGCTTTACATACACTTTTTCCCACGGTTTTAAACGCGGCGGTTGAATAGTGATAGGTTTAGCTTCAGCGCCAAGATCAATACCCGCTTGCTTAAATTCTGATTTACTACAACCTACGTCATCTGCGCCATAAGGATTTGGAATTGGGTCTATCTTACCAATTTTATCAATCGCCGTTGAATCTGAACCGCGCCAGCCGGGTAATGGCTCTTTACGAATAACCGCAGTACCGCGAATGTCATGCATTTCATCCATGGTTTTACCCGCAGCAATACCGTGCGCCACTTCAACTAAAGGCCTTTCTGCATTACCGTAAATGAGGATATCTGCTTTGGCGTCGAAAATAACACTGCGACGCACCTTTTCAGACCAATAATCGAAGTGGGCAATACGGCGCAAACTTGCTTCAATGCCACCGATAACCACAGGCACATCTTTATAGGCTTCTTTACATCGCTGGCTATATACAATCACCGCGCGGTCAGGGCGTTTACCACCAACATTACCGGCCGTATACGCATCATCATGGCGTAAACGCTTTTCTGCGGTATAACGGTTGATCATCGAGTCCATATTACCCGCAGTTACACCGTAAAATAAATTGGGTTTACCGAGCGACATAAAAGCATCTTTCGATGACCAATCTGGCTGTGAAATAATACCGACACGAAAGCCTTGCGCTTCAAGCACACGGCCAATTACTGCCATGCCAAAGCTAGGGTGATCAACATAGGCATCACCCGTTACAATAATAATGTCACACGAATCCCAACCAAGGGCATCCATTTCTTCTCTGCTGGTTGGTAAAAAAGGTGCTGGACCAAAACATTCGGCCCAATATTTAGGATATGAAAAAAGACTACGCTCTGCTGATAAAGCAGCCATAAAATGCCCCTAGAATAAAATGGCCGCAAATTATAGCTGAGTTTAAGGCTAGCCTCTAGTGTTTATTTTTTAGACAGCAAAAATTCTTGTAGCTCTTTAAACGGCATAGGCTTTGCAAACATAAAGCCCTGCGCCTCTTCACAACCCATTAGGCGCAAACAATTTGCCTGATCTTCGTTCTCAATTCCCTCTGCAATGGTGTTTAAACCAAGCTTTTTACCCAATGACACAATTAGCTCAGCAATGGCACCTGTATCTTCAGGGATATCCTTTACGAAGGCTCTGTCTATTTTAATGCGATTAAGTGGCAGTTTTTTTAAGTACGAAAGCGAAGAAAATCCAGTGCCGAAATCATCAATTGCAATTTCTAAACCATGCTCTTTTAATTCAGTGAGCGCTTCAATGACGATTTCAGGCTCATCCATTACGATACTTTCAGTTACTTCTAATTCGATTTTATGCGGCGTTATGTTGTATTTTGCGAGTGTTTCTTTGACCTTGGTGACAAATTGCGGATCTCGAAATTGCGGTACAGAAACATTAACTGCAATACGCATATCAAAGCCGAGTTCTAACA
This genomic window contains:
- a CDS encoding YgiQ family radical SAM protein, yielding MAALSAERSLFSYPKYWAECFGPAPFLPTSREEMDALGWDSCDIIIVTGDAYVDHPSFGMAVIGRVLEAQGFRVGIISQPDWSSKDAFMSLGKPNLFYGVTAGNMDSMINRYTAEKRLRHDDAYTAGNVGGKRPDRAVIVYSQRCKEAYKDVPVVIGGIEASLRRIAHFDYWSEKVRRSVIFDAKADILIYGNAERPLVEVAHGIAAGKTMDEMHDIRGTAVIRKEPLPGWRGSDSTAIDKIGKIDPIPNPYGADDVGCSKSEFKQAGIDLGAEAKPITIQPPRLKPWEKVYVKLPAYEQVSVNKPLYAHASRILHQETNPGCARALFQRHGDRSVWVNPPAFPLETQEMDDVFGLPYQRVPHPSYGDEKIPAYDMIKTSVNIMRGCFGGCSFCSITEHEGRIIQSRSEQSIIDEIEQIRDKVPGFTGVISDLGGPTANMYKLRCKSKKAESTCRRLSCVYPDICKHMDTDQTPTVNLYRKAREVEGVKKVLIASGVRYDLAIEDPNYVKELVTHHVGGYLKIAPEHTENGPLSKMMKPGMGTYDRFKELFEKYSKEAGKKQYLIPYFISAHPGTTDLDMVNMALWLKRHNFKLDQVQNFYPSPMANATTIYHTEMNSLKNIKNNKEVVSVPKGARQRRLHKAILRYHDPAGWPMIREALKKMGKAKLIGNGPNCLVPAESRDEQRKSGQSKGGRPALSRHTGFGQFNKANTKPKVGGNKSRGGKSGNFSKSRKKASS